A DNA window from Actinomadura luzonensis contains the following coding sequences:
- a CDS encoding PKD domain-containing protein — protein sequence MGTGRLSSLAVLLLAAALAPSGTAGAAAQPGPLGERPVYVTNSESPSISRFVVDVATGRPVLTGDPVAAGPGVRQMAFTPDGRLAYAADAGEDGPGAISAYAVGPRGRLDPLPGDAGTVSTGGDTPLGIVVTPGGRFLYVAHVFSRSVAGFAIGPDGRLSPLPGSPTPTSVANPRGLAVTPDGRFLYVGHGDPGPDRLSSVGAVSAFAVRADGTLAEVAAPIRLGRFCGAMTITPDGRRLYLTCSDTSQVYGFAIGSDGTLSALPRSPYDVSTFPEGITSSPDGRFVYVASPAPGAGGTTPGDGAVSGFSVGADGALTPVKGSPVPAGFGPVGITTLPDGRFLYASTDLPGVTEGPNGGLSAFGLGPAGAMRPLPPGTPFPTGGSEPAYGSAAVLPDQGPVAAFTAGPAAGPDARPGGRSVTFDASASADPDGRVARYVWDFGDGTTAATTGPRITHRYPRAGTFTAALTVTDGEGCSTALVATGQAVLCNGTPAGSAAHDVTVRG from the coding sequence GTGGGTACTGGCCGTCTTTCCTCGCTCGCCGTCCTGCTGCTCGCCGCGGCGCTGGCCCCGTCCGGGACCGCCGGCGCCGCGGCGCAGCCGGGGCCCCTGGGCGAGCGCCCCGTCTATGTCACCAACAGCGAGTCCCCCAGCATCTCCAGGTTCGTCGTGGACGTGGCCACCGGGCGCCCGGTCCTGACCGGCGACCCGGTGGCCGCGGGCCCGGGGGTCCGCCAGATGGCGTTCACGCCGGACGGCCGGCTGGCGTACGCGGCCGACGCCGGCGAGGACGGACCCGGGGCGATCTCGGCCTACGCGGTCGGGCCACGGGGACGGCTCGACCCGCTGCCGGGCGACGCCGGAACCGTCAGCACCGGCGGCGACACGCCGTTGGGCATCGTCGTCACGCCGGGCGGGCGCTTCCTGTACGTCGCCCACGTCTTCAGCAGGTCGGTGGCCGGCTTCGCGATCGGGCCCGACGGCCGGCTCAGCCCGCTGCCCGGCTCCCCCACGCCGACGAGCGTGGCCAATCCGCGCGGGCTGGCCGTGACGCCCGACGGCCGTTTCCTGTACGTCGGCCACGGCGATCCGGGTCCGGACCGGCTCAGCTCCGTCGGCGCGGTCAGCGCCTTCGCCGTCAGGGCCGACGGCACGCTCGCCGAGGTCGCCGCGCCGATCAGGCTCGGCCGGTTCTGCGGGGCCATGACCATCACTCCTGACGGCCGCCGCCTCTACCTGACCTGCAGCGACACCTCCCAGGTCTACGGTTTCGCGATCGGTTCCGACGGCACGCTGAGCGCGCTGCCGCGCTCGCCGTACGACGTGTCGACCTTCCCCGAGGGCATCACGTCCTCACCTGACGGGCGTTTCGTCTACGTCGCCAGCCCGGCCCCGGGAGCCGGCGGCACCACGCCCGGCGACGGCGCGGTGTCGGGCTTCTCCGTCGGCGCCGACGGGGCGCTGACGCCGGTGAAGGGCTCGCCGGTGCCGGCCGGCTTCGGCCCGGTCGGGATCACGACCCTGCCGGACGGGCGGTTCCTGTACGCCTCCACCGACCTGCCCGGCGTCACCGAGGGCCCCAACGGCGGCCTGAGCGCGTTCGGCCTCGGCCCCGCCGGGGCGATGCGGCCTCTGCCGCCCGGCACGCCCTTCCCCACCGGCGGCAGCGAGCCCGCGTACGGCTCGGCCGCGGTCCTGCCCGACCAGGGGCCGGTCGCCGCCTTCACCGCCGGCCCCGCCGCCGGTCCCGACGCCCGGCCCGGCGGCCGTTCGGTGACCTTCGACGCCTCGGCCTCGGCCGACCCCGACGGCCGCGTCGCCCGTTACGTCTGGGACTTCGGCGACGGCACCACCGCCGCCACCACCGGCCCCCGGATCACGCACCGGTACCCGCGCGCGGGGACCTTCACGGCCGCCCTCACCGTCACCGACGGCGAGGGCTGCTCCACCGCCCTGGTCGCCACCGGCCAGGCCGTGCTGTGCAACGGCACCCCGGCCGGCTCCGCCGCCCACGACGTCACCGTCCGGGGGTGA